The genome window TGCGCGACCGCGTACTTAGTCGCGCACCTGAGTTGTATAATTTGGGAATTTGTGAAAGTATAAACATCAAAGTTGTAGCActtttaaatagctttccaacgatatattttGGAGCCAAAAAGGAGTTTCGAACGcaaagttatgtgcattttactggataTTGCACAATATGtatgctcgattcttcgtttcgttccactatcatccgttgatctcTGAactcgatcccgacttaatctttgggtttttactcagacttcaaaactccaaaatagTATGAATTCATGccacaatatctacatagctcagaatcactcctacaaggcataaaacacacaataagtgcaaaacacgcctaattaaagctcagcataagtaaagtgcagtgaattagagtgaaataagcgactaaaatacgggattatagcctaccatcaataccccacacttaaaccattgctcgtcctcgagcaatcaaactacactccacttagacatgacctttttaagcaactctcctaactcatcacaccaaaaaTATTAGAACAGATTATGCACAAgaccgtaacatcctcgcctcaagatttgactcaacagcaccatgcatttttcacaacctgctcacttactctaacacagaggtcaatgacattaccattccttcataaatcaagtgccctcacataaGAATAGAGAGTGGTTCCACAAACAATaaagtttaagaacaattaggaactcaagataggaagaatttGCTCACTCTCAGAACAACATTCATGTGCAACAAAAGATGTatcataagcttgcccgtagtgtactactctactaattgagcttatttagtcaaggatcaagtaggacttcaattggttgtaatgtaggctgtgggatgggtaggatacatttggatatattgactacacctccctaagcactttaatacattcaATTGACCGTTCAAAATccaacacttatgtcaaaccataactctaccttcacatcaatatacattaattcCCTACTTTTTTAAGCACAATCACATCAAgtaaccactatcaaggaatatttttcacaatcatacacttatttttttttctttttcaattcaattggctctttctttttcaaaatagtgcacatttctccttagttcaatagttccactcaaaagccaaaccaaccaccccacacttcaacttttacaaagttcatagaattttaagtgctcacgagaggtaaatggtttaaatagatggtcaattcaaataaatggatAAGGCTTATAacgtggttgccaaagaaacaagattataggctcaaaggggttaactacgatacataacaattaggtaggtaaaacatataactggctcaataaagaaatgcctatatcacttccaagactaaacAAAACTATTATTTCactttgcaaatacacggggcaagttgtagacatcaaatgtaatgcacagaataacacaaaacctcacacgcacatggcacatgactcactcgaTATTGGATTATCACAACACTCTAGTAAAAGCAATTAAGCATAGTTAAGactatacaatttaaggtacttatacaagtgTCAAAAACTGAGTCTAAGTGTCAcgactaaagcactcactattctcaaagcataataaagtcaagagatattgtttcaactcaaatcatagcacaaggttttctactactacaaaaataaaaactaactacacccggttcaaacaaaacccttgaaaaagaaccgcggcacaaagaaaaactaagaGGGAATTATTATACTAActaaagaaaatatatatattttttcttcgactttaaaactttcaatcaaaagaaacgaAAAGACACATAAGAACAAGAAACGGAAAACAAACAGTTATTTTATTTACATATTTACATCTCCACCctacactttaaattgtggcatgtccccatgagacacaaataaaaagcaagaggtaaagaaaactcccctggACTTTTTCCGCTTCCGAGAActtgtgaactccacccctaattctaaATGCATTTTTCGATTTTGCTCCTCGGGATTCTTTATAGAGCTCATCAGGCCAAAGTCCTTTAGGGATTTTTgaaagacccgctcttttctttctttcttggcctcattttgagcgGAGGATTGTTCTTGTAAGATTATCCTTAACTTGTTTTTGCATTCATTTACAAGATCAATCCctgcatattcctgtaaatccccaaaaacaaaattcacatgatcaaggttagagtAAGAAAATGAAGAGGAAAGGTCATGTGAGTACTCCTCTGGAAAGTCTAAGACCATTTGTTCCTCATTTTCTTCTACTAAAAATTGTAATTGTGGATAGGTGTATAGAGGGTTGAACTCTTCTTGTATTGCTTCATAATCAACCAAAGGCTCATTTTCAATCATTTCAGTTGAAACAGAGTCCTCTTGCAGAGTGGACAACTCTCTGTAGATGTTCATCATCTCGGATAGGCTCATTCTCACCGGttatctcctccatatattcaccatcacaatgcaatgagctttctgaaagtgtacttattatttgactcacttgcattgttaggttgttaatggtttcatcatcttgtgtaaacctctcttccaccttatttatgaacttgtacataagctcttctaaactaccattctcagcttgaggtggttgtctcacttcgcttttATTCCAGTCATAATAAGTGTATTTATCCCAACCAGAGTCATAATTGTAACCATATGAATCATCATACTTGTATGGACTAGAGACAGAGTGggagttttcaaaatgtgaaacataggaagaatacctacctgcttgacaatcaacccatagatgatttccaccgcatttaaaatACATAGCAGATCGTTAACAATATTCAgttgctaactcttcaaccgttttcttaggctggttgtactccatctttaCAACATTTAGAGTTCAGTATCAAGAATatgctcttcaagatttcttcatcaaaagaaattttgaagagaaattaacataacaaaactaaaaataagagaaagaaaaaaaaatataaaaactaattcctgaattagcactacaaactatttcaaacactattgattgccaatccccggcaacggcgccaaaatttgacgagcgcaaaacacacacttaaattgtgctcgctagtcaaagatagtatagtataattattgtctccacagggattggatttaaacagtattatcataGTTCATAGctcgattgctatccaggaggatcaaaaatggagatttatacaatttaAGAATTGAAACTAAATAAGAACCTAAACTATTGACTTATGACAATCTCAATAAAGGTAAGCAatgaagttatcaatgggagcaaatatgggttgataggatagatgcaagataattgttcgggatctaactctagataattcacttctaatgttcaagttagtctctcgaattcacttaattatcagtacaattgtttagtagaaactcctctctcgattaagtctcaacctcacaatatgaaccaatttaagctcggtgaagatatgcaagaatttataatggattggtctttaggagaacctcttttaattatcctcctaactaggtttaatcaataattcaactagcctctttagattacttagaagaatctatgaactcaaccaataatatagtgcaaatatatcacaagttatgcctctttcgattacaagaacaagtaaacatagatgcaataattaaatcttccaaaaatgattcaaatgcataaacatagagttataatccactaacaaccatcaatacaccaaatacatcaaaacccaaaaggttctactccatagacatgaagaagttcttcacaaatgaaacaaaagtataggaaaacataaatacaatccaaactcggatcttgagtgaggaaggaaggatgaaatcATTGTGCTCtagcttctccctcttctccttagctttctTAGGTCTTGGTATGTCAAAAGTGTGTCAAAAATggtgttttggggtatttaatccgCCCCCAAAGCAAATCCCGGACGAAAATACCCTCTCTATAGGGCCTTTCCCGGACAGGACATGCACGACCGTGCACCTGGTCGCGCACTTTGCACACCATTCTGCCCCAAGTGCGCGCCCAGTGCGCGACCGCGCACTTGGTCGCGCACCTGAGTTGTATAAGTTGGGAATGTGGGAaagtgtaaaacatgaaagttgtatcccttttaaATATCTTTCCAGCGATATATTATGATGTCAACACAGAGTTCCGAGCTAAAAGTTATatgcattttactggacactaTGCAATatacctgctcgattcttcgtttcgttccactatcatccgttgatccctgaactcgatcccgacttaatccttgtgtttttactcagacttcaaaactacaaaatagcatgaattcatgccacaatatctacatagctcgaaatcactcctacaaggcataaaaaatacaataagtgcaaaacatgcctaattaaagctcaacataagtaaagtgcagtgaattagaatgcaataagcgactaaaacacgggattatagcctaccatcagccgGTTCCAGATAGGTACAAGTccaaaaggccgacatattcaggatcgtaTAGGGAGAATCTGAGTTATTatgagagttcgttacccgattctagaaggaaaggatgttactaccagcagtcccggatgaatgggtaGCTGAAGCGTTCACCAGAGGTTTAAATCCaagaagttcagacgcttcccgaAAGTTGAAGTAAAGTCTGCTCGAGTTTCATGCGATGgcttgggcggatgtccacaaccggtacgagtcaaaaataaggattgAAGATGATTAGGTTGGCTTTCCATCGTCGACCAAAGGATGGGAGAAGAACATAGAAAAAACAAAAGATGATATTGACACGGATAGACGAACTTCGAAGGGCCGATTTTTGCCCTACAAGCGGACAAAAGGTTGTGGCAGGAGCTTTCAACAACAGACAAGTTCACCGTTGATAGAAGGACCGATCGTGGCCAGAACAGCAGATCGCTGTAGGATAAAGCAATCTTGGGGTCACTAGATTCTTCTTACCCAAAGTTattagagtataacttcaacgttagTGTAGTGGAGTTGGTGTCAACCATAAGAAATATCATAAAGGCacgattcccgagacctatgagatctgatcccaaccagagggatcctaatttatattgtgaataccatggcactaacggccaccggactggggactaccgacacctccgggaagaagtgTCAACACtgttaaagaatggtcacctcagagaattcttgagtgaccgagctaaaaacAATTATGGTCGGAACAGGGGTGATGCGGAACcctcaaaagcaggagaagaacccccacgtcaaacgatcaacatgatcttcggaggaaATGAGATTAATGGGGTCACCTTTTCAGCAGAAAAGAAGACAAGAGTatcgataactcatagtaaacggctccgggaagacgatatcacataTACGAACGAAGATGCAGACGGATTGCTGCTACTGCACAATGACGCACtgataatttctttaaatgtcttagatattaaaattaaacgtgttttagtggatccaggaagttcagctaatatcatacaatggagagtactggaccaaactaaactcaccggaagcattatcccGGCAACGAAACTCCTCAATGGATTTAACttcgcaagcgtgacaacccggggagaaattttgctgctcacgaacgctgagggagtaatgaagacaactctcttcgaagtggtagatggggACAAGGGGTATaatatcatcttgggaagaccaTGGCTGCACGATATGAAAGTTGTGCCTTCAACATATCACTAATTGTTAAAGTTTTTGACACCCGAGGTAATTAAAcagataaggggtgatcaaccgGCAGCAAGAGAAATGAATGCAATTTCATTCTCcaatagcaaaggaaaggaacgtgcggcatagcaattactgGAACCGGCACCAGCCCCCGAACCAGAGGAAGTTAGCCCAGGGGCAGAAGAGTCGGAACAAtatcaggtaccaaggtattttcaagcACCAGAAGAGACGGATGCGATGAAGTCCACGGCAGAAGAACTaaagcaagttgcattgttcgaagaattcctagaaagaaaattccatttgggAACAGGACTGCACCTAGTATTAACGCCGATTATTTTGCACCAAGGTATTAAcgtcgattgttttgcatggtcgcacgagaaTATGACAGGAAAACCGATGGAGATAGCcatacacaagttaagcttggatacCAACATACCTCCGATAAGGCAAAAGAAGCGCCCTATTGCTGAAGCAAGggataaattcgtcaaagaagaggtaactcattTACTTAGTATttgttcaatccgagaggtacgatatccggactggctaaccaatatagtagtagttcctaagaaaaataataaatttcacatgtgtgtagattataaggatcttaatAACGCGTAcccgaaagactcattcccattgccaaatatcgatcaaatgattgatgccacagcCGGGCACTAGTTAATGAGTTTTCTGGATGCTTACTCTAGGTataatcaaatcaagatgaacccagaagaccaggaaaagacttcatttataacgaattttggtacatattgttaaAATGTGATGCCCTTTGGGTTAAAAAAatgtcggagccacttatcaatggctcgtgaataagatgttcgaaaaacaaattgGATAGACTATAgaagtatatatagacgatatgctcgttaagtctttgaatgcaggtgaacACCTGAAGCATTTACAAGAAATATTTGACATCTTGAGggagcataatatgaagcttaatcccgagaaatgtgctttcgaggTCAGTTCAGGTAAGTTCCTAGGATTCCTAgcctcacaaaggggaattgaggtaaatcccGACAAACTCAAGTCCAGAGAGGACATCCCGGATCAATTGTCTAACGTAAAAGAAGTCTAGAGGCTCACAAGGAGATtgacagctttgagcaggttcatatCCCGATCATCAGAAAgatgtcatcgcttcttcgcactactcaaaaagaaaaaacaacttcgaatggacaacggagtgtcagcaagccttgaaagagttgaagaaatatttgtcaagccctccgttgctctcaaaacccaaagaaggtgaaacattgctagtctacctcgcggtttcagaagttgcggtaagtgtagttttagtccgagaggataaaggtacgcaatctcccatttattacgttagaaacattttaacgggagcagaaactcgctacccacatctggaaatgttggccttagctctcgtagtcaccgctcggaagctgaggccctacttccaatgccacccgatagctgtggtgactaaTTTCCCTTTGAGgaatatcctccataaacccgagctcttgggtagattggccaaatgggctgtcgaAATGAGCGAGTTCGATATAGAGTAAAAACCGaagactgcaattaagtcgcaagtcttggttGACTTAGTGGTTGATTTCAGTACGGGACTATTGCCTCTGGCAGCCAAGGAGgcaataatggtgtcagaatcgacatcgggaGTTTGGGCCTTATTTATGAACGGAGCttcaaacgtaaaagggtccgggctcggaatAGTATTCGTcatgccttcgggggaaaccttaaggcaagccatcagaacgattcctttaactaacaatgaagcggagtacgaagctttgattgcagggctcgaattggcccggggacttgacTCTGAAGTCATCAAAATCAAATGTCATTCgcagttggtggtaaatcaggtctatagAACTTTGACACGAAAGAGAAACGTATGCAACAATATATGGTAAAGGTTCAAGCTTTATTGGCGTgattccgggagtggtcaattactcatatcccgagggaagataacgcggaagcagatgcattggcaaaTTTAGGCACATCGACAGAAATCCAGGGATCGAAATCAgggacggtagtacaactgatgaactcagtcttGGACACAGATGGTTTTGATGAGGTGAATTCGACtagtttggtctgggactggagaaacgaaataatcaattatctcgagcatggaaagtttcccaaagaccccaaagcatcaaaAGCGTTACTCGCCAAAGCTGCACGAtatagcttcaagaaaggccAATTGTACAAAAAATCCTTTCGAGGCCCGTTGGCCCGGTGattaggagcatcagaagctaactatgtcataagagaagtccatgaagggatatgcggcaactactcaggtgcagattctttggtgcttAAATTAgttcgggcaggatattactggccctgTATGGAAAATGATGCCAAAGACTTAGTACGAAAATTtgataagtgtcaacgctacacaccactagtacatcaaccggcagaacccctacattcggttctgtccacgtgtccgttcatgaaatgggggatggacatcgtctgACCGCTACCACCAGCTcctggaaaggtaaggtttcttttaattttgactgactatttttttaaatgggtggaagcaggtccttatcagaagattggAGAACATaaagtggtcgatttcctatgggaaaatataatttgcagatttggaaTACCAAAGGAGATTGCATGCCGCAGTTTATcggcgcaaaagttacaaagttccttgaagatcttaagataaagaggatcacc of Nicotiana tomentosiformis chromosome 7, ASM39032v3, whole genome shotgun sequence contains these proteins:
- the LOC138895423 gene encoding uncharacterized protein produces the protein MRSDPNQRDPNLYCEYHGTNGHRTGDYRHLREEVSTLLKNGHLREFLSDRAKNNYGRNRGDAEPSKAGEEPPRQTINMIFGGNEINGVTFSAEKKTRVSITHSKRLREDDITYTNEDADGLLLLHNDALIISLNVLDIKIKRVLVDPGSSANIIQWRVLDQTKLTGSIIPATKLLNGFNFASVTTRGEILLLTNAEGVMKTTLFEVVDGDKGYNIILGRPWLHDMKVVPSTYH